The Nocardioides campestrisoli genome includes a window with the following:
- a CDS encoding peptidoglycan D,D-transpeptidase FtsI family protein, protein MNKPIRTVATFCLLLFLALLANSTYLQYWKAGELGDDPLNRRVIEAAFSRERGPILVGRQAIAESVPSDDKYEYQRVYPRPFLYAPVTGAFTYFDQTGLERSQNAVLSGEDSRLFVTRLVDMLSNTEPQGGSVQVTINPAAQQAAYDGLEALPGDVEGAVVALEPSTGKILAMVSVPSYDPNRLASHRLGEVTTAQTELDKAPGDPLLNRGTSTRLPPGSVFKIVTAAAAIESGKYDASSLVPGGASYQLPLTTGETGLLDNEGRACGTDRIPFAQAMENSCNTTFAQLAVELGVDAMRDQADKFGFNRQYFEELRQATSIYPEEMDEAQLGQSGIGQFEVAATPLQMAMVAAGVANGGSVMKPYLVDKVSSPSLQVLDQTEPEELSRAVSSATARGLTDLLVSTVESGTASPAAIPGVSVAGKTGTAQSGLDDVPPYAWFTSFAPADDPQVAVAVMIQKADIPRGEIAGGRLGGPIAKAVMEAVITQ, encoded by the coding sequence ATGAACAAGCCCATCCGCACCGTGGCGACCTTCTGCCTGCTCCTCTTCCTGGCCCTGCTCGCCAACTCCACCTACCTGCAGTACTGGAAGGCCGGAGAGCTCGGCGACGACCCGCTCAACCGGCGCGTGATCGAGGCGGCGTTCTCCCGCGAGCGCGGCCCGATCCTGGTCGGCCGGCAGGCGATCGCGGAGTCGGTGCCCAGCGACGACAAGTACGAGTACCAGCGCGTGTACCCGCGCCCCTTCCTCTACGCACCGGTGACCGGGGCGTTCACCTACTTCGACCAGACCGGGCTGGAGCGCAGCCAGAACGCGGTCCTCTCCGGCGAGGACTCGCGCCTGTTCGTCACCCGGCTGGTCGACATGCTCAGCAACACCGAGCCGCAGGGCGGCAGCGTGCAGGTGACCATCAACCCCGCGGCCCAGCAGGCGGCGTACGACGGGCTGGAGGCGCTGCCCGGCGACGTCGAGGGTGCGGTGGTCGCCCTGGAGCCGAGCACCGGCAAGATCCTGGCGATGGTCTCGGTGCCCAGCTACGACCCCAACCGGCTGGCCAGCCACCGCCTCGGCGAGGTGACCACCGCGCAGACCGAGCTCGACAAGGCTCCCGGCGACCCGCTGCTCAACCGCGGTACCTCCACCCGGCTGCCGCCCGGGTCGGTCTTCAAGATCGTCACCGCCGCCGCGGCGATCGAGTCCGGCAAGTACGACGCGTCCTCGCTGGTGCCCGGCGGCGCCAGCTACCAGCTGCCGCTGACCACCGGCGAGACCGGCCTGCTCGACAACGAGGGCCGGGCCTGCGGCACCGACCGGATCCCCTTCGCCCAGGCGATGGAGAACTCCTGCAACACCACCTTCGCCCAGCTGGCCGTCGAGCTCGGCGTCGACGCGATGCGCGACCAGGCCGACAAGTTCGGCTTCAACCGGCAGTACTTCGAGGAGCTGCGGCAGGCCACCTCGATCTACCCCGAGGAGATGGACGAGGCCCAGCTGGGCCAGTCGGGCATCGGCCAGTTCGAGGTCGCCGCCACTCCGCTGCAGATGGCGATGGTGGCCGCCGGCGTGGCCAACGGCGGGTCGGTGATGAAGCCCTACCTGGTCGACAAGGTCAGCTCGCCCAGCCTGCAGGTGCTCGACCAGACCGAGCCCGAGGAGCTGAGCCGGGCGGTCTCCTCGGCGACCGCACGCGGCCTGACCGACCTGCTGGTCTCGACCGTCGAGAGCGGCACCGCCTCCCCCGCGGCGATCCCCGGGGTCTCGGTGGCGGGCAAGACCGGGACCGCGCAGAGCGGGCTCGACGACGTCCCGCCGTACGCCTGGTTCACCTCGTTCGCGCCGGCCGACGACCCGCAGGTCGCCGTCGCGGTGATGATCCAGAAGGCCGACATCCCCCGGGGCGAGATCGCCGGAGGACGCCTCGGCGGACCGATCGCGAAGGCTGTCATGGAAGCGGTGATCACCCAGTGA
- a CDS encoding rhomboid family intramembrane serine protease, with amino-acid sequence MSEPAQSGVGVPTCYRHPDRETWIRCQRCERPICPDCMRDAAVGFQCPECVAEGARTTRAGQATYGGRRSHDPRQTTIALIAINLAVWVGVLLTGARSSWLADRLMLLPQGRCETGGGYYPGVDQASCATIPDTTWVDGLADGSWWMAVTHGFVHVDVWHIALNCLGLWVLGPPVEAALGRVRFLAVYLLSTLTAGATIFWLADPGGSTLGASGGVFGLMGALAVLALKVGGDLRGLLWLLGINLVFTVTFPGISWQGHLGGLLGGALGAAMIVWSPRGKHRGWWQAAGFAATAVLLAVAFATRAAMLS; translated from the coding sequence GTGAGCGAGCCCGCACAGTCCGGGGTCGGGGTGCCGACGTGCTATCGGCACCCCGACCGCGAGACCTGGATCCGCTGCCAGCGCTGTGAGCGCCCGATCTGCCCCGACTGCATGCGCGACGCCGCCGTCGGGTTCCAGTGCCCCGAGTGCGTGGCCGAGGGCGCCCGCACCACTCGGGCCGGCCAGGCGACGTACGGCGGTCGCCGCTCGCACGACCCGCGCCAGACGACCATCGCGCTGATCGCGATCAACCTCGCGGTCTGGGTGGGGGTCCTGCTCACCGGGGCCCGCAGCTCCTGGCTCGCCGACCGGCTGATGCTGCTGCCCCAGGGCCGCTGCGAGACCGGCGGCGGCTACTACCCCGGGGTCGACCAGGCGAGCTGCGCGACCATCCCGGACACCACCTGGGTCGACGGCCTCGCCGACGGCTCCTGGTGGATGGCGGTGACCCACGGCTTCGTCCACGTCGACGTGTGGCACATCGCCCTGAACTGCCTGGGCCTGTGGGTGCTCGGTCCGCCGGTCGAGGCCGCGCTCGGTCGCGTGCGCTTCCTCGCCGTCTACCTGCTCTCCACCCTGACCGCGGGTGCCACGATCTTCTGGCTCGCCGACCCCGGGGGCAGCACGCTGGGCGCCTCCGGCGGGGTGTTCGGGCTGATGGGCGCCCTGGCCGTGCTCGCGCTCAAGGTCGGGGGCGACCTGCGCGGCCTGCTCTGGCTGCTCGGGATCAACCTGGTCTTCACCGTGACCTTCCCGGGGATCTCCTGGCAGGGCCACCTCGGCGGACTGCTGGGCGGCGCGCTGGGGGCGGCGATGATCGTCTGGTCCCCGCGCGGCAAGCACCGCGGCTGGTGGCAGGCGGCCGGGTTCGCGGCGACCGCGGTGCTGCTCGCGGTGGCCTTCGCGACCCGCGCGGCGATGCTCTCCTGA
- a CDS encoding 1-acyl-sn-glycerol-3-phosphate acyltransferase gives MSSRLAWLLQRFLVAPAVVGLALLAWVTLPLWLIVAAALSPLLPGRWRLPRIAWLALVYLTAEALLLVVLLAWWLASGFGRRIRSPYFAGLHYELVEGLLVVLFREARRVLRLRITTDGPTPARFPDHPVLVCCRHAGPGDSFTLMYALMHWYGREPRVVLKDTLAWDPAISVLLHRLPARFISPNPERGEDLEAQIAGLARELDTDDAFVIFPEGGNFTPARREKAIDRLQRLGMRGMADRASRMIHVLAPRPGGFLAALEAAPEADVLMVAHTGLDHMLTVGDVWRELPMDKELVMRWWQVPRAEIPADRDAQIEWLYDWWARIDTWVDENRPTDLTPAPR, from the coding sequence ATGAGCAGTCGGCTCGCATGGCTGCTCCAGCGCTTCCTGGTCGCGCCCGCCGTGGTCGGGCTGGCGCTGCTCGCGTGGGTGACGCTGCCGCTGTGGCTGATCGTGGCCGCAGCGCTCTCCCCGCTGCTGCCCGGCCGGTGGCGGCTGCCGCGGATCGCCTGGCTCGCCCTGGTCTACCTGACCGCGGAGGCGCTGCTCCTGGTGGTGCTCCTTGCCTGGTGGCTGGCCAGCGGGTTCGGCCGGCGGATCCGCTCGCCGTACTTCGCCGGCCTGCACTACGAGCTGGTCGAGGGGCTGCTCGTGGTGCTCTTCCGCGAGGCCCGGCGGGTGCTCCGGCTGCGGATCACCACCGACGGGCCCACCCCGGCACGGTTCCCCGACCACCCGGTGCTGGTCTGCTGCCGGCACGCGGGACCGGGCGACTCGTTCACCCTGATGTACGCGCTGATGCACTGGTACGGCCGGGAGCCTCGGGTGGTGCTCAAGGACACCCTCGCCTGGGACCCGGCGATCTCGGTCCTGCTGCACCGGCTGCCGGCCAGGTTCATCTCGCCGAACCCGGAGCGGGGTGAGGACCTGGAGGCGCAGATCGCCGGCCTGGCCCGCGAGCTCGACACCGACGACGCGTTCGTGATCTTCCCCGAGGGCGGCAACTTCACCCCCGCCCGCCGGGAGAAGGCGATCGACCGGCTCCAGCGCCTGGGAATGCGGGGGATGGCGGACCGGGCCAGCCGGATGATCCACGTGCTCGCGCCCCGGCCCGGCGGGTTCCTGGCGGCGCTGGAGGCCGCCCCCGAGGCCGACGTGCTGATGGTCGCCCACACCGGCCTGGACCACATGCTCACCGTCGGTGACGTGTGGCGCGAGCTCCCGATGGACAAGGAGCTGGTGATGCGCTGGTGGCAGGTGCCCCGCGCGGAGATCCCGGCCGATCGGGACGCGCAGATCGAGTGGCTCTACGACTGGTGGGCGCGGATCGACACCTGGGTGGACGAGAACCGTCCCACCGACCTGACGCCGGCGCCCCGCTGA
- the pknB gene encoding Stk1 family PASTA domain-containing Ser/Thr kinase: MSNAGSTTVGGRYELGELLGRGGMAEVRKGIDTRLGRTVAVKRLRTDLASDATFQARFRREAQSSASLNHPSIVSVYDTGEEWSDDGSPEGGVSQPYIVMEYVAGRTLRDILREGRKILPERALEITSDVLAALDYSHRAGIIHRDIKPGNVMLTPSGDVKVMDFGIARAVSDASNTMTQTAAVVGTAQYLSPEQARGETVDSRSDVYSTGCLLYELLTGRPPFIGDSPVAVAYQHVREPAAPPSDHDADLPPEIDAIVLKALAKRVEDRYQSASAMRADIERYLAGQQVTVAQPPASPPPAAPTAPVSLPQTPPPGDDDGPDRHRTAVLVGIALAAIAVIALAAWGIPKLFFAPAEQVRVPDLIGMTEAEARAAIRDEGLVVGEPQYEASADAAADEVIRQQPNDTYVDPGTVISITVSTGAPMVEVPFLVGQDREAAKEVLSKRNLKVKMEERESDEPRGQVVEISPEAGQQVPEGTVVTLFFSDGPEQIPQVVGMRRQEAVKALEALNFVPEVVETAETTEPRGQVVGQTPEAGREAPEGSTVVIYVSSYEEPTETPEPTPTAPTETPTATETPVVPPPEAPTPGG; encoded by the coding sequence ATGAGCAACGCAGGGTCGACGACGGTCGGCGGTCGCTACGAGCTGGGCGAGCTGCTCGGCCGCGGCGGGATGGCCGAGGTCCGCAAGGGCATCGACACCCGACTGGGCCGCACCGTGGCGGTCAAGCGGCTGCGCACCGACCTGGCCAGCGACGCCACCTTCCAGGCCCGGTTCCGCCGCGAGGCGCAGTCCTCGGCCTCCCTCAACCACCCCTCCATCGTCTCGGTCTACGACACCGGCGAGGAGTGGTCGGACGACGGCAGCCCCGAAGGCGGCGTCTCCCAGCCCTACATCGTGATGGAGTACGTCGCCGGCCGCACGCTGCGCGACATCCTGCGGGAGGGGCGCAAGATCCTGCCGGAGCGGGCGCTGGAGATCACCAGCGACGTGCTGGCCGCGCTCGACTACAGCCACCGCGCCGGGATCATCCACCGCGACATCAAGCCGGGCAACGTGATGCTCACCCCCAGCGGCGACGTCAAGGTGATGGACTTCGGGATCGCCCGCGCGGTCTCCGACGCTTCCAACACGATGACCCAGACCGCGGCGGTCGTGGGCACCGCGCAGTACCTCTCCCCCGAGCAGGCCCGCGGCGAGACCGTCGACTCCCGCTCGGACGTCTACTCCACCGGCTGCCTGCTCTACGAGCTGCTCACCGGCCGCCCGCCGTTCATCGGCGACAGCCCGGTCGCGGTGGCCTACCAGCACGTCCGCGAGCCCGCGGCTCCGCCGTCCGACCACGACGCCGACCTGCCGCCGGAGATCGACGCGATCGTGCTCAAGGCGCTGGCCAAGCGGGTCGAGGACCGCTACCAGAGCGCCTCGGCCATGCGCGCCGACATCGAGCGCTACCTGGCCGGCCAGCAGGTGACGGTGGCCCAGCCGCCCGCATCGCCGCCCCCGGCCGCGCCGACCGCCCCAGTGAGCCTGCCGCAGACTCCCCCGCCCGGCGACGACGACGGTCCCGACCGGCACCGCACCGCCGTCCTGGTCGGGATCGCGCTGGCCGCGATCGCCGTGATCGCGCTCGCCGCCTGGGGCATCCCCAAGCTCTTCTTCGCCCCGGCCGAGCAGGTGCGGGTGCCGGACCTGATCGGCATGACCGAGGCCGAGGCCCGGGCGGCGATCCGCGACGAGGGACTGGTCGTCGGGGAGCCGCAGTACGAGGCCTCCGCCGACGCGGCCGCCGACGAGGTGATCCGGCAGCAGCCCAACGACACCTACGTCGACCCTGGCACGGTCATCAGCATCACCGTCTCCACCGGAGCACCGATGGTGGAGGTGCCGTTCCTGGTGGGCCAGGACCGCGAGGCCGCCAAGGAGGTGCTGAGCAAGCGCAACCTCAAGGTCAAGATGGAGGAGCGCGAGTCCGACGAGCCGCGCGGCCAGGTGGTGGAGATCAGCCCCGAGGCCGGGCAGCAGGTGCCGGAGGGCACCGTCGTGACGCTCTTCTTCTCCGACGGCCCCGAGCAGATCCCCCAGGTGGTGGGGATGCGGCGCCAGGAGGCGGTCAAGGCGCTCGAGGCCCTCAACTTCGTGCCCGAGGTGGTGGAGACCGCCGAGACGACCGAGCCGCGGGGACAGGTGGTCGGCCAGACCCCGGAGGCGGGCCGCGAGGCGCCCGAGGGCAGCACGGTGGTCATCTACGTCTCCAGTTACGAGGAGCCGACCGAGACCCCCGAGCCGACGCCGACAGCTCCGACGGAGACGCCGACGGCGACCGAGACGCCGGTCGTGCCGCCGCCCGAGGCGCCGACCCCCGGCGGGTAG
- a CDS encoding peptidylprolyl isomerase, whose product MAEPKATLKTNKGDIVINLFPNHAPETVDNFVGLAEGTKEYRDDAGRSGERFYDGLIFHRVIDGFMIQGGCPLGRGMGGPGYTFKDEVHPELVFDKPYLLAMANAGPGTNGSQFFITVTPTPHLNMKHTIFGEVADQASRDVVDAIAKVPTGAMDRPKDDVVIESVEITR is encoded by the coding sequence ATGGCTGAGCCGAAGGCCACCCTGAAGACCAACAAGGGTGACATCGTCATCAATCTGTTCCCGAACCACGCGCCGGAGACCGTCGACAACTTCGTCGGGCTGGCGGAGGGCACCAAGGAGTACCGGGACGACGCCGGTCGCTCCGGCGAGCGCTTCTACGACGGCCTGATCTTCCACCGGGTGATCGACGGCTTCATGATCCAGGGCGGCTGCCCGCTGGGCCGCGGGATGGGCGGCCCGGGCTACACCTTCAAGGACGAGGTGCACCCCGAGCTCGTCTTCGACAAGCCCTACCTGCTGGCGATGGCCAACGCCGGACCGGGCACCAACGGGTCGCAGTTCTTCATCACCGTGACCCCGACCCCGCACCTGAACATGAAGCACACGATCTTCGGCGAGGTCGCCGACCAGGCCTCGCGCGACGTGGTCGACGCGATCGCCAAGGTCCCCACGGGCGCGATGGACCGCCCCAAGGACGACGTCGTGATCGAGTCCGTCGAGATCACGCGTTGA
- a CDS encoding DUF881 domain-containing protein: MEPSTHESPARRRWRLATPAVFVLCGVLLAVSAANSDGGDLRPTRYTDLASYVEAESDEATALTARVGELTRQNEQLSQNLGDRAVNRFNAEIDVLQDPAGLTPRSGPAVTVTLDDAPAELIAEADGDTINDLVVHQQDLQAVVNAMWSGGATAVTLQGQRLISTTGIKCSGNTVQLQGVPYSPPYVITAIGDQGDILRALEGDTYLDAYRDAAFDPQIAVGWDVAVEDFKTAPPYDGLLDIRYAQPIDG; this comes from the coding sequence ATGGAGCCGTCGACCCACGAGTCCCCCGCGCGCCGGCGGTGGCGTCTCGCGACTCCGGCGGTCTTCGTGCTGTGCGGCGTGCTGCTCGCGGTCAGCGCCGCCAACAGCGACGGCGGCGACCTGCGCCCCACCCGCTACACCGACCTGGCCTCCTACGTCGAGGCGGAGTCCGACGAGGCGACCGCGCTCACCGCCCGGGTCGGCGAGCTCACCCGGCAGAACGAGCAGCTCTCCCAGAACCTGGGCGACCGTGCGGTCAACCGGTTCAACGCCGAGATCGACGTGCTCCAGGACCCCGCGGGGCTGACCCCGCGCTCCGGCCCCGCGGTCACCGTGACCCTCGACGACGCCCCGGCCGAGCTGATCGCCGAGGCGGACGGCGACACCATCAACGACCTGGTGGTCCACCAGCAGGACCTGCAGGCGGTGGTCAACGCGATGTGGTCCGGCGGGGCCACCGCGGTCACCCTGCAGGGTCAGCGGCTGATCTCGACCACCGGGATCAAGTGCTCCGGCAACACGGTCCAGCTCCAGGGTGTGCCGTACTCCCCGCCGTACGTGATCACCGCGATCGGGGACCAGGGCGACATCCTGCGCGCGCTGGAGGGCGACACCTACCTCGACGCCTACCGCGACGCGGCCTTCGACCCGCAGATCGCGGTCGGCTGGGACGTCGCGGTCGAGGACTTCAAGACCGCGCCGCCGTACGACGGCCTGCTCGACATCCGCTACGCCCAGCCGATCGACGGCTGA
- a CDS encoding FtsW/RodA/SpoVE family cell cycle protein — MSQTGALMGFVHRRRRGAELFLLVLALAVGIGAYAAVGLGVDGEVPVNLIGYGGWLTALVLAAHFTLRFFAPYADPVLLPVVAALNGLGLAIIYRLDLAKEAAGRPHDFAQQQLIWMTLGVGLFIGTMVLVRDHRVLQRFTYTSALAAVVLLLLPLVPGLGYSNFGAQIWIRVGPFSFQPGELAKVLLVIAIAGYLVLHRDALALAGRRFLFLDLPRGRDLGPILAMWVVSLGILVFQRDLGSSLLFFGLFLVMLYVATERAGWPVVGLVLFSGGAFLGYQLFGHVRNRFNIWLDPMAYYDATPGSFQLVEGLFGMAWGGLIGRGFGEGRPDRVPVAESDFIIASIGEELGLTGVMAVLLLYALIVERALRTALICRDGFGKLVATGLAAVIALQVFVVVGGVTGLIPLTGLTTPFLSYGGSSLVANWVIVALIARISDQARRPPPDLSPDSGPTDDDATQVVRLR, encoded by the coding sequence GTGAGCCAGACCGGAGCCCTGATGGGATTCGTGCACCGCCGTCGGCGGGGCGCGGAGCTCTTCCTGCTCGTGCTCGCCCTCGCGGTGGGCATCGGGGCGTACGCGGCCGTCGGCCTGGGGGTCGACGGCGAGGTGCCGGTCAACCTGATCGGCTACGGCGGCTGGCTGACCGCCCTGGTGCTGGCCGCCCACTTCACGCTCCGCTTCTTCGCCCCGTACGCCGACCCCGTGCTGCTCCCGGTGGTCGCCGCGCTCAACGGCCTCGGCCTGGCGATCATCTACCGGCTCGACCTGGCCAAGGAGGCCGCGGGTCGCCCCCACGACTTCGCCCAGCAGCAGCTGATCTGGATGACCCTCGGGGTGGGGCTCTTCATCGGCACGATGGTGCTGGTCCGCGACCACCGGGTGCTCCAGCGGTTCACCTACACCAGCGCGCTGGCCGCGGTGGTGCTGCTGCTGCTGCCGCTGGTCCCGGGCCTGGGCTACAGCAACTTCGGCGCCCAGATCTGGATCCGGGTCGGCCCGTTCAGCTTCCAGCCCGGCGAGCTGGCCAAGGTGCTGCTGGTGATCGCGATCGCCGGCTACCTGGTGCTGCACCGCGACGCGCTGGCCCTGGCCGGGCGTCGGTTCCTCTTCCTCGACCTGCCGCGCGGTCGCGACCTCGGTCCGATCCTGGCGATGTGGGTGGTCAGCCTCGGCATCCTGGTCTTCCAGCGCGACCTCGGCTCCAGCCTGCTCTTCTTCGGCCTCTTCCTGGTGATGCTCTACGTGGCCACCGAACGGGCCGGCTGGCCGGTGGTCGGGCTGGTCCTCTTCTCCGGCGGCGCCTTCCTGGGCTACCAGCTCTTCGGCCACGTACGGAACCGCTTCAACATCTGGCTCGACCCGATGGCCTACTACGACGCGACCCCCGGCTCGTTCCAGCTGGTCGAGGGCCTCTTCGGGATGGCCTGGGGCGGGCTGATCGGCCGCGGCTTCGGCGAGGGCCGCCCGGACCGGGTGCCGGTGGCGGAGTCGGACTTCATCATCGCCTCGATCGGCGAGGAGCTGGGCCTGACCGGGGTGATGGCGGTGCTGCTGCTCTACGCCCTCATCGTGGAGCGGGCGCTGCGCACCGCGCTGATCTGCCGCGACGGGTTCGGCAAGCTGGTCGCGACCGGTCTGGCCGCAGTCATCGCGCTCCAGGTCTTCGTGGTCGTCGGCGGCGTCACCGGCCTGATCCCGCTGACCGGCCTGACCACGCCGTTCCTCTCCTACGGCGGCTCGTCGCTGGTCGCCAACTGGGTGATCGTCGCGCTGATCGCGCGGATCTCCGACCAGGCCCGGCGCCCACCGCCGGACCTCTCCCCCGACTCCGGCCCGACCGACGACGACGCGACCCAGGTGGTGAGGCTGCGATGA
- a CDS encoding serine/threonine-protein kinase: MNEHPGTHNGGQDGPERWVDDAQRYRLDSRIATGGMGEVWRATDTVLGRTVAVKLLKAEYADDATFRSRFETEARHAAALSHPGIAAVYDFSQAHPDDGSGAPRPYLVMELVEGQPLSQLLRPGQPLDPDVTRDLLAQVGDALGAAHRAGIVHRDVKPANLLVTPDRRVKVTDFGIARAAEGMALTQTGQVMGTPQYLSPEQAEGGRATAASDVYSLGVVAYECLTGRRPFVGETPVTTALAHLRQPVPELPASVPPALAAVVSRALAKDPAARFADGTAFAAALRDPASAAATGAVGVTEQATTVLAPPDPGATAMLPTTSAQPVTGQTGQIPQTGQTGAIPTDEDPDEERRRRRRAWIIAVVAVVVLALLAAGLWAWSQNQGDEDPGRPEPTRSQRPSPTEESSPATVEVRESDYVGRDLREVVRELTRLGLQVVRDERTNPGDERFREVLSVNPTGTLNRGDRVTVSYWGEQPEPTEEPTPTPTPTPTPTPTPTPTPEPTPTPTPTPTPTPTPEPTPAEETTPAAPQSPAGDRTPGRERETTDSTDDNISQSPRNQ; encoded by the coding sequence GTGAACGAGCACCCGGGTACCCACAACGGCGGCCAGGACGGCCCCGAGCGGTGGGTCGACGACGCCCAGCGCTACCGGCTGGACTCGCGGATCGCCACCGGCGGCATGGGCGAGGTCTGGCGCGCCACCGACACGGTCCTGGGCCGCACGGTCGCGGTCAAGCTGCTCAAGGCCGAGTACGCCGACGACGCGACCTTCCGCTCGCGGTTCGAGACCGAGGCACGGCACGCCGCGGCACTCTCCCACCCGGGCATCGCCGCGGTCTACGACTTCAGCCAGGCGCACCCCGACGACGGGTCGGGGGCGCCGCGGCCCTACCTGGTGATGGAGCTGGTCGAGGGCCAGCCCCTCTCCCAGCTGCTGCGTCCCGGCCAGCCGCTGGACCCCGACGTCACCCGCGACCTGCTGGCCCAGGTCGGCGACGCCCTCGGCGCCGCGCACCGGGCCGGGATCGTGCACCGCGACGTCAAGCCGGCCAACCTGCTCGTGACCCCCGACCGCCGGGTCAAGGTCACCGACTTCGGCATCGCCCGGGCGGCCGAGGGGATGGCGCTCACCCAGACCGGCCAGGTGATGGGCACCCCGCAGTACCTCTCCCCCGAGCAGGCCGAGGGCGGCCGGGCGACCGCCGCCTCCGACGTCTACTCCCTCGGCGTGGTGGCCTACGAGTGCCTGACCGGGCGCCGCCCGTTCGTGGGCGAGACGCCGGTGACCACCGCGCTGGCCCACCTGCGTCAGCCCGTGCCCGAGCTCCCCGCCTCGGTCCCGCCCGCCCTCGCGGCGGTGGTGAGCCGGGCGCTGGCCAAGGACCCGGCGGCCCGGTTCGCCGACGGCACCGCGTTCGCCGCCGCCCTGCGCGACCCCGCCTCGGCGGCTGCCACCGGCGCGGTCGGCGTCACCGAGCAGGCCACCACCGTGCTGGCCCCGCCCGACCCGGGCGCGACGGCGATGCTGCCGACCACCTCGGCGCAGCCGGTGACCGGGCAGACGGGCCAGATCCCCCAGACGGGGCAGACCGGCGCGATCCCGACCGACGAGGACCCCGACGAGGAGCGGCGCCGCCGGCGGCGCGCCTGGATCATCGCCGTCGTCGCCGTGGTGGTGCTGGCCCTGCTCGCCGCCGGCCTGTGGGCCTGGTCCCAGAACCAGGGCGACGAGGACCCCGGTCGTCCGGAGCCCACCCGCTCCCAGCGGCCTTCGCCGACCGAGGAGTCGAGCCCGGCCACGGTGGAGGTGCGCGAGTCCGACTACGTGGGGCGCGACCTGCGCGAGGTGGTGCGTGAGCTGACCCGGCTGGGCCTCCAGGTGGTCCGAGACGAGCGGACCAACCCCGGCGACGAGCGGTTCCGTGAGGTGCTCTCGGTCAATCCGACCGGCACGCTGAACCGCGGGGACCGGGTCACGGTCTCCTACTGGGGCGAGCAGCCGGAGCCCACCGAGGAGCCCACCCCGACCCCGACCCCGACGCCGACGCCCACCCCGACGCCGACTCCCACCCCGGAGCCGACGCCCACCCCGACTCCCACGCCGACGCCGACCCCGACGCCCGAGCCCACCCCGGCCGAGGAGACGACGCCGGCCGCACCGCAGAGCCCGGCCGGCGACCGCACGCCGGGACGCGAGCGCGAGACCACCGACAGCACCGACGACAACATCAGCCAGAGCCCGAGGAACCAGTGA
- a CDS encoding cell division protein CrgA yields the protein MTTTLALAHQRSTRSTQVSKSKSNRETTVETTGRSFPWRFALAILLVVAGIAWIAYYYAVVRVDPTAVPVPEAGKPAFMADLGMWNYLIGFGAVMLGLAVSAHPSTPLGRGNGVVVGMVGCFILGLIWICTFYIFSGDKLDNVWVLNDLGNYNLLVGIGFMAVGFTFATRWE from the coding sequence ATGACGACTACGCTAGCCCTCGCCCACCAACGATCCACGAGGAGCACCCAGGTGTCCAAGAGCAAGTCCAACCGGGAGACCACCGTCGAGACGACAGGACGCTCGTTCCCCTGGCGGTTCGCCCTCGCGATCCTGCTGGTCGTGGCCGGCATCGCGTGGATCGCCTACTACTACGCCGTCGTGCGCGTCGACCCGACCGCGGTCCCCGTGCCCGAGGCCGGCAAGCCCGCCTTCATGGCCGACCTCGGCATGTGGAACTACCTGATCGGCTTCGGCGCCGTGATGCTCGGCCTGGCCGTCTCGGCCCACCCCTCCACCCCGCTGGGTCGGGGCAACGGCGTGGTCGTCGGGATGGTCGGGTGCTTCATCCTCGGCCTGATCTGGATCTGCACGTTCTACATCTTCAGCGGCGACAAGCTCGACAACGTCTGGGTGCTCAACGACCTGGGCAACTACAACCTGCTGGTCGGGATCGGCTTCATGGCCGTGGGCTTCACCTTCGCCACCCGCTGGGAGTGA